A single Dehalobacter sp. 12DCB1 DNA region contains:
- the tlp gene encoding small acid-soluble spore protein Tlp: protein MKHNPDDRRDNVDRIQKNINHTIQNMELADEMIARTNDPKSKKDLKEKNDRRRDALNGMRAEIRDEALDKKKQV, encoded by the coding sequence ATGAAACACAATCCGGATGACCGCAGAGATAATGTCGACAGAATCCAGAAAAATATTAATCACACCATCCAGAATATGGAGCTTGCTGATGAAATGATTGCGAGAACTAATGATCCAAAAAGTAAGAAAGATTTAAAAGAAAAGAATGATCGAAGGCGTGATGCGTTAAACGGAATGAGGGCGGAAATCCGGGACGAAGCCCTGGATAAAAAAAAGCAAGTATAG
- the rpoB gene encoding DNA-directed RNA polymerase subunit beta, with the protein MVNPIKVGTRERASYARLREVLDMPNLIEIQQNSYEWFLKEGLREMFRDISPIQDFTGNLVLEFIDYSLGDPKYEVEECKERDVTFAAPLRVKVRLINKETGEVKEQEVFMGDFPLMTDKGTFIINGAERVIVSQLVRSPGVYYSETIDTSGKKLYGATIIPNRGAWLEFETDINDNIFVRVDRTRKLPATVLVRALGYSTNGRILEAFDDNENIKITLERDNTESTEEALVEIYKRLRPGEPPTVESARSLLESLFFDPRRYDLAKVGRYKLNNKLSLDIPKNIRHLTSEDIIASISRMLKIINGEGHIDDIDHLGNRRLRSVGELLQNQFRIGLSRMERVVRERMTIQDIEGITPQVLINIRPVVAAIKEFFGSSQLSQFMDQTNPLAELTHKRRLSALGPGGLSRERAGFEVRDVHHSHYGRMCPIETPEGPNIGLIGSLSTYGRINEYGFIEAPYRKVENGKVTDEIHYLTADEEEKYIIAQANAAVGENGEFLSEKIEARHGEDFVLVPPVNIQYMDVSPKQMVSIATALIPFLEHDDANRALMGSNMQRQAVPLLKTDAPYIGTGMEYKAAVDSGVCLVSPKEGTALRVTSDEIIIQNNDGTTTRNRLLKYTRSNQGTCINQKPIVVKGQRIGAGQVIADGPSTDNGELALGRNVLVAFMPWEGYNYEDAILISEKLVKEDYFTSIHIEEYEADARDTKLGPEEITRDIPNVGEDVLKDLDERGIIRIGAEVRPGDILVGKVTPKGETELTAEERLLRAIFGEKAREVRDTSLRVPHGEAGKVVDVKVFKRENGDELAPGVNQLVRVYIAQKRKISVGDKMAGRHGNKGVISRIMRQEDMPFMPDGTPIEIVLNPLGVPSRMNIGQVLETHLGWAAKALGMYIATPVFDGAREDDVFDTLREAGLPGHGKSVLYDGRTGEPFDNEVTVGYMYMLKLHHLVDDKIHARSTGPYSLVTQQPLGGKAQFGGQRFGEMEVWALEAYGASFTLQEILTVKSDDVVGRVKTYEAIVKGENIPEPGVPESFKVLIKELQSLGLDVSVLSEEDQEIEIKDLDDDVTEVAHELGMDDQYSVIDANDESGIGYDNEDEILDEDMDDNLNDKTEDFPILSVPESDLGDDLVNDLDDDFSDNMSEDFDPDYK; encoded by the coding sequence ATGGTGAATCCTATCAAAGTTGGAACAAGAGAACGGGCAAGTTATGCGAGGCTTCGGGAAGTTCTGGATATGCCCAACTTAATCGAAATTCAACAGAATTCCTACGAGTGGTTTCTGAAGGAAGGACTGCGCGAAATGTTTCGCGACATTTCCCCAATTCAGGATTTTACCGGAAATCTGGTTTTGGAATTCATAGACTACAGCCTCGGCGATCCAAAATATGAGGTTGAGGAATGTAAAGAACGTGATGTTACGTTTGCAGCGCCTCTCAGAGTCAAAGTACGCCTTATTAATAAGGAAACAGGAGAGGTTAAAGAGCAGGAAGTGTTTATGGGGGACTTTCCCCTGATGACTGATAAAGGCACCTTCATTATTAATGGTGCGGAACGTGTTATTGTCAGTCAGTTGGTAAGATCGCCCGGCGTTTATTATTCTGAAACCATTGACACCAGCGGTAAAAAGCTTTACGGCGCGACGATTATTCCGAACCGTGGTGCCTGGTTGGAATTTGAGACAGATATTAATGATAATATTTTTGTCCGGGTTGACAGAACCCGTAAACTACCGGCTACTGTACTGGTCAGAGCCCTTGGCTATTCAACCAATGGCCGGATCCTCGAAGCCTTCGATGATAATGAGAACATTAAAATTACGCTGGAAAGAGACAATACGGAATCGACGGAAGAAGCGCTGGTTGAAATCTATAAACGTCTTCGTCCAGGAGAACCACCTACGGTCGAGAGTGCTCGCAGTCTTCTGGAATCCTTATTCTTTGATCCTAGAAGATATGATTTGGCAAAAGTAGGCCGTTATAAGCTGAACAACAAACTGAGTTTGGATATTCCCAAGAACATACGGCATTTAACATCTGAGGATATCATCGCATCGATTTCTCGGATGCTTAAAATAATCAATGGTGAAGGACATATTGATGATATTGATCACCTTGGAAACAGACGTTTGCGTTCGGTTGGTGAGCTTCTTCAGAATCAGTTCAGAATCGGTCTCTCCCGTATGGAGAGAGTGGTAAGAGAGAGAATGACGATTCAGGACATTGAGGGGATTACACCTCAGGTGCTGATCAATATACGTCCGGTCGTGGCTGCAATTAAAGAGTTTTTTGGCAGCAGCCAGTTATCACAATTTATGGACCAGACCAATCCGCTTGCCGAGCTTACGCATAAACGCCGTCTCAGTGCGCTGGGACCTGGTGGTTTAAGCAGAGAGAGAGCTGGATTTGAAGTGCGCGACGTGCATCATTCCCACTATGGCCGGATGTGTCCGATTGAAACGCCTGAAGGTCCGAACATTGGTTTAATTGGTTCACTCAGCACGTATGGTCGCATCAATGAATATGGCTTTATTGAGGCGCCTTACCGCAAAGTAGAAAACGGCAAGGTGACGGATGAGATTCATTACCTAACAGCTGATGAAGAAGAAAAATACATTATTGCCCAAGCCAATGCCGCTGTTGGTGAAAATGGGGAGTTTTTAAGCGAAAAGATCGAAGCGCGCCACGGTGAAGATTTTGTCCTGGTCCCTCCGGTAAACATTCAGTATATGGACGTTTCGCCGAAGCAGATGGTATCGATTGCGACCGCCTTGATTCCATTCCTCGAGCATGATGATGCCAACCGTGCGCTAATGGGTTCCAACATGCAGCGTCAGGCTGTACCTTTACTTAAAACAGATGCACCGTATATCGGCACTGGCATGGAGTATAAGGCTGCTGTTGATTCCGGTGTCTGCCTGGTTTCTCCGAAAGAAGGAACTGCTTTACGAGTTACGTCCGATGAGATCATCATTCAAAACAATGACGGCACAACAACCCGGAATAGACTTTTGAAATATACGCGCAGTAACCAGGGAACCTGTATCAATCAGAAACCGATTGTTGTCAAAGGCCAGAGAATCGGTGCCGGTCAGGTAATAGCCGACGGCCCGTCCACAGATAATGGAGAACTTGCCCTTGGGCGAAACGTTCTGGTAGCGTTTATGCCCTGGGAAGGATACAACTATGAGGATGCTATTCTGATCAGTGAGAAACTGGTTAAAGAAGATTACTTTACGTCCATTCATATTGAGGAATACGAAGCGGATGCCCGGGATACCAAGCTTGGGCCTGAAGAGATTACGAGAGATATTCCAAACGTCGGAGAAGATGTTTTGAAAGACCTTGACGAACGCGGTATTATTCGGATTGGTGCCGAAGTGCGCCCTGGAGATATCTTAGTGGGCAAGGTTACTCCAAAAGGGGAAACAGAGCTTACGGCTGAGGAACGCCTGCTAAGGGCAATTTTTGGTGAAAAAGCCAGAGAAGTCAGGGATACTTCTTTACGTGTTCCGCACGGCGAGGCGGGAAAAGTCGTTGATGTTAAAGTATTTAAGCGTGAGAATGGCGATGAACTGGCCCCTGGGGTCAATCAACTGGTAAGAGTCTATATTGCTCAGAAACGTAAGATATCCGTCGGCGACAAAATGGCAGGAAGGCACGGAAACAAAGGGGTTATTTCCAGAATCATGCGCCAGGAGGATATGCCTTTCATGCCGGACGGCACGCCGATTGAAATCGTTCTGAATCCGCTCGGCGTTCCATCCCGTATGAATATCGGACAGGTTCTTGAAACTCATCTTGGTTGGGCCGCTAAAGCACTGGGCATGTATATTGCTACACCGGTTTTTGACGGAGCCAGAGAAGATGATGTCTTTGACACCTTGAGAGAGGCCGGGCTTCCTGGACATGGAAAATCCGTTCTTTATGACGGCCGTACCGGTGAGCCTTTTGATAATGAAGTTACTGTTGGCTACATGTATATGTTAAAACTCCACCATCTTGTCGATGATAAGATCCATGCCCGTTCCACAGGTCCGTACTCGCTGGTTACCCAGCAGCCGTTAGGAGGTAAAGCACAATTTGGCGGTCAGCGCTTCGGAGAGATGGAAGTATGGGCGCTTGAAGCTTATGGCGCATCGTTTACGCTGCAGGAAATACTTACCGTTAAGTCCGATGATGTGGTAGGCAGGGTCAAGACCTACGAAGCAATCGTCAAAGGTGAAAATATCCCTGAACCGGGCGTGCCGGAATCATTTAAGGTGCTTATTAAGGAATTGCAGAGCCTTGGACTTGATGTTTCTGTACTTTCAGAAGAAGATCAGGAAATTGAAATTAAGGATCTGGATGATGACGTCACAGAAGTTGCTCATGAACTGGGAATGGATGATCAGTATTCCGTGATTGATGCCAATGACGAAAGCGGTATTGGCTATGATAATGAAGACGAAATATTAGATGAAGATATGGATGACAACTTGAATGACAAAACTGAAGATTTCCCTATCCTGAGTGTTCCCGAGTCTGACCTTGGTGATGATCTTGTTAATGATCTGGACGATGATTTCAGCGATAACATGTCTGAAGATTTTGATCCGGATTACAAGTAA
- the rplK gene encoding 50S ribosomal protein L11 gives MAKKVIGLVKLAITAGKANPAPPVGPALGQHGVNIMGFCKEYNERTKDQAGLIIPAEITIYEDRSFTFVLKTPPASVLLKKAANIPSGSAVPNKQKVAKVTKDQVREIAEQKMKDLNAASVEAAMRMVEGTARSMGIDII, from the coding sequence ATGGCAAAGAAAGTTATTGGACTGGTAAAATTAGCAATCACCGCAGGTAAGGCAAATCCGGCACCTCCGGTTGGTCCTGCTTTGGGTCAGCACGGTGTTAATATCATGGGCTTCTGCAAAGAATACAATGAAAGAACGAAGGATCAGGCTGGACTGATCATTCCTGCAGAGATTACGATTTATGAAGACCGTTCCTTTACTTTTGTTCTGAAGACTCCGCCGGCATCCGTATTGCTTAAGAAGGCAGCCAACATTCCGTCTGGTTCAGCTGTTCCGAATAAGCAAAAGGTTGCAAAAGTGACCAAGGATCAAGTAAGGGAAATTGCTGAGCAAAAGATGAAGGACTTAAATGCAGCAAGCGTTGAAGCTGCAATGCGGATGGTCGAAGGGACTGCACGCAGTATGGGGATTGATATTATTTAA
- the rplA gene encoding 50S ribosomal protein L1, whose product MPKRGKKYLNALKAFDNQALFEPAEALGVVKDNAKAKFDETVEVAFKLGIDTRHADQQIRGAVVLPHGTGKTLSVLVFAKGDKAKEAEAAGADFVGAEDMVEKIQQGWFGFDVAVATPDMMGTVGKLGKLLGPKGLMPNPKTGTVSFDVERAVKEIKAGKVEYRADKAGIIHVPIGKVSFDQDKLIDNYKTIAEVVMKAKPAAAKGQYVRSVTVSSTMGPGVKINPLKIV is encoded by the coding sequence ATGCCAAAAAGAGGTAAGAAATACCTTAACGCTTTAAAAGCGTTTGATAATCAGGCTTTATTTGAGCCTGCCGAAGCTCTTGGCGTAGTAAAAGACAATGCCAAGGCAAAATTTGATGAAACCGTTGAAGTTGCTTTCAAATTAGGAATTGATACCCGCCATGCTGATCAGCAGATCCGCGGAGCGGTTGTTCTTCCTCATGGTACTGGCAAAACATTAAGTGTCCTTGTTTTTGCCAAGGGTGACAAAGCTAAAGAAGCCGAAGCTGCTGGCGCTGATTTTGTCGGTGCTGAAGATATGGTTGAAAAAATTCAACAGGGCTGGTTTGGTTTTGATGTTGCTGTAGCAACACCGGATATGATGGGTACTGTCGGTAAGCTGGGTAAGCTTTTGGGACCCAAGGGCCTCATGCCGAACCCAAAGACCGGAACTGTATCATTTGATGTCGAGAGAGCAGTTAAAGAAATTAAAGCCGGTAAAGTGGAATACAGGGCTGATAAAGCCGGTATCATTCATGTACCGATCGGCAAGGTTTCTTTTGATCAGGATAAGCTGATAGACAACTACAAAACCATTGCTGAAGTTGTCATGAAAGCAAAACCTGCTGCTGCTAAAGGACAGTATGTCCGTAGCGTAACGGTATCCTCTACCATGGGACCAGGAGTGAAAATCAATCCTTTAAAGATTGTCTGA
- the rpmG gene encoding 50S ribosomal protein L33, with amino-acid sequence MRVAITLACTECKNRNYQSNKNKKNDPDRIEIKKYCKTCKAHTVHKETK; translated from the coding sequence ATGCGTGTTGCAATCACATTGGCTTGTACAGAGTGCAAAAACAGAAATTATCAGTCCAATAAGAATAAGAAAAATGACCCAGATCGTATTGAAATCAAAAAATACTGTAAAACTTGTAAGGCTCATACTGTTCATAAGGAAACAAAATAG
- the nusG gene encoding transcription termination/antitermination protein NusG, which produces MTKNWYVIHTYSGYENKVKTNLEKRVESMNMEDKIFRVLVPMEDEIEIKNGKKKISKRKVFPGYVLVEMDMTDDSWYVVRNTPGVTGFVGSGSKPIPLLDHEVAVILRQMGLEKIRTKIDVVVGQSVRVIAGPFKDFIGVVKEVLEEKQKVRVSVSMFGRETPVELEFGQVEKLD; this is translated from the coding sequence ATGACGAAGAACTGGTATGTTATTCACACTTATTCCGGATATGAGAACAAGGTGAAAACAAATCTGGAAAAACGCGTGGAATCCATGAATATGGAGGATAAAATCTTTCGCGTTTTAGTTCCTATGGAAGATGAGATCGAAATAAAAAACGGTAAGAAAAAAATCTCCAAACGCAAGGTATTTCCAGGTTACGTTTTGGTAGAAATGGACATGACTGACGACTCGTGGTATGTGGTCCGCAATACGCCTGGGGTAACCGGGTTTGTAGGAAGCGGCAGCAAACCGATTCCGCTTCTGGATCATGAGGTCGCTGTTATTTTGCGCCAAATGGGACTCGAGAAAATCCGCACCAAGATCGACGTTGTTGTCGGGCAGTCTGTTCGGGTCATTGCTGGTCCGTTCAAAGACTTTATTGGTGTTGTAAAAGAAGTCCTCGAAGAAAAACAGAAAGTCAGGGTCTCTGTTTCCATGTTTGGGAGAGAGACGCCGGTCGAACTCGAATTTGGGCAAGTGGAAAAGCTTGACTAA
- a CDS encoding amidohydrolase family protein — MSNPDYPNIFDAHAHIFPQKVASRAVDSILSFYDELIQDMEPGKGTASDLIASGAGVGINRFLISSTATRTEQVESINDFIAGVCTDPQFVGFGTMHPEFPNPQLEIERILSLSLKGLKLHPDFQEYNIDDPSLFPIYEAAEGKLPILFHIGDIRTDYSHPHRLAHILEMFPDLVVIAAHLGGWSLWDDFDHSLFERNVYIDTSSSLMLIEKETAVDIIRSHGIDKVLFGTDYPMWSPESELERFLSLGLTKEENQKILWENGRKLFGLQP; from the coding sequence ATGTCCAATCCAGATTACCCAAACATTTTTGATGCCCATGCCCATATTTTCCCACAAAAAGTAGCTTCCAGGGCAGTAGATTCCATCCTGTCCTTCTACGACGAACTTATACAAGATATGGAGCCGGGAAAAGGAACCGCCTCCGATCTGATCGCTTCCGGTGCAGGCGTCGGGATCAACCGCTTTTTAATTTCCTCAACCGCTACGAGAACAGAACAAGTCGAGTCAATCAACGATTTCATTGCCGGTGTTTGCACCGATCCGCAGTTTGTCGGCTTCGGCACCATGCATCCTGAATTTCCTAATCCTCAACTGGAAATCGAGCGAATACTTTCACTCAGTTTAAAAGGCCTGAAGCTTCACCCTGATTTTCAGGAATATAACATCGACGATCCATCTTTGTTTCCTATATATGAGGCAGCCGAGGGCAAATTACCGATCCTTTTTCATATTGGGGATATTCGGACTGACTACTCTCATCCACACAGACTTGCTCACATTTTGGAAATGTTTCCTGATCTAGTGGTCATTGCAGCCCATCTGGGCGGCTGGAGTTTGTGGGATGATTTTGACCACAGCCTGTTTGAGCGAAATGTCTACATCGACACGTCCAGCTCTCTGATGTTAATAGAAAAAGAAACAGCTGTTGATATTATTCGCTCCCATGGCATTGATAAAGTACTGTTTGGCACGGATTACCCAATGTGGTCACCCGAATCCGAACTTGAGCGTTTCTTATCACTTGGCCTGACGAAAGAGGAAAACCAGAAAATCCTCTGGGAAAACGGCAGAAAACTGTTTGGCCTGCAGCCGTGA
- the rplJ gene encoding 50S ribosomal protein L10, with amino-acid sequence MPNFEEKQKVVEDIKQKFEGASGVILADYRGLTVSQVTNLRVELRQAGIEYRVLKNTMVRRAADEIGITGLDEFLEGPTALAFSTDPVAPAKILSEFSKKNKSLTIKAGVLDGKVIDADKVKDLANLPSREVLLSQVLAGMQGPLQGMVNVLQGPIRKFGYALEEVRKLKEAQA; translated from the coding sequence ATGCCAAATTTTGAAGAGAAGCAAAAAGTTGTTGAAGATATCAAACAGAAGTTTGAAGGTGCAAGCGGAGTGATCCTGGCAGACTACAGAGGTCTGACGGTATCGCAGGTAACCAATTTGAGAGTAGAACTTCGCCAGGCCGGTATTGAATACCGCGTATTAAAAAATACAATGGTTCGCCGGGCTGCAGACGAAATCGGGATTACCGGTTTGGATGAATTTCTGGAAGGTCCCACTGCTTTAGCTTTTTCTACAGATCCTGTTGCTCCTGCGAAAATTCTCAGTGAATTTAGCAAGAAAAACAAGAGCCTGACCATTAAGGCTGGAGTTCTTGACGGCAAGGTCATTGACGCCGACAAAGTAAAAGATCTTGCAAATCTTCCGTCCAGAGAAGTTCTTCTTTCCCAGGTACTTGCCGGAATGCAAGGTCCACTTCAAGGAATGGTCAACGTTCTGCAAGGGCCTATCCGCAAATTTGGTTATGCTTTGGAAGAAGTTCGTAAACTTAAAGAAGCCCAGGCATAG
- a CDS encoding aromatic acid exporter family protein has translation MNIGARTLKTGLAVAVSVYICILLDIEPSLFAATSAVVCMQQSLGRSFRNALEEIIVNIIAIIVAVAIGLAIPLQFLSMALATIVLIIIFTTVIKVPNQIVLAVISAIFILASPQEQFLSHAVSRSLAILIGLVTANVINLTIAPPRHQKVLEDKLIELNNFAVRMFVDAVNRYLYLNLASEEEMHKNKAEFNSLFQEAENLYDLYRKEWNVLWFGNNKKNPKARKPLYKEYLNYSRGLWQRSQDLLFLAAERKTRREEANDPAVSPEFEHVFEMLHNVMFSATSYNLQLQKKVKGEEAAQFPELRVWSKLHAILNEWQENMPSTSFYYHALIELSVVTYSIRWFAKESSRLLNLETEASI, from the coding sequence ATGAATATCGGAGCCAGAACGTTAAAGACAGGTCTAGCCGTGGCCGTCAGTGTTTATATCTGTATCCTTTTGGATATTGAACCATCTTTGTTTGCTGCGACATCTGCAGTGGTTTGTATGCAGCAATCACTCGGAAGAAGTTTTCGAAATGCGCTGGAAGAAATTATAGTAAACATCATTGCAATTATTGTGGCTGTAGCGATCGGACTGGCCATACCGCTGCAGTTTCTGAGTATGGCACTTGCCACGATTGTTCTGATCATCATATTTACGACAGTGATTAAAGTGCCGAACCAGATCGTACTGGCGGTCATTTCAGCTATTTTTATCCTGGCTTCTCCACAGGAACAGTTTTTATCCCATGCCGTTTCAAGGTCGCTGGCCATCCTTATCGGACTGGTGACAGCCAATGTGATCAATTTGACGATCGCACCTCCGCGTCACCAAAAAGTGCTTGAGGATAAACTGATTGAACTGAATAATTTTGCTGTCCGGATGTTTGTCGATGCAGTGAACCGGTATTTATACCTGAATCTGGCTTCGGAAGAAGAAATGCATAAGAATAAAGCGGAATTCAACAGCTTGTTTCAGGAAGCTGAGAATTTATATGATTTATACCGCAAAGAGTGGAACGTCTTGTGGTTTGGCAATAACAAGAAAAACCCCAAGGCCCGTAAACCATTATATAAGGAATATTTAAATTACAGCCGGGGCCTCTGGCAAAGATCACAGGATTTACTTTTTCTTGCCGCAGAACGAAAAACCCGCCGGGAGGAAGCAAATGATCCGGCGGTGAGTCCTGAATTTGAGCATGTTTTTGAAATGCTGCACAATGTGATGTTCAGTGCGACAAGCTACAATTTGCAGCTTCAGAAAAAGGTCAAGGGAGAAGAGGCAGCTCAGTTTCCCGAATTGCGTGTCTGGAGCAAACTGCACGCTATTTTGAATGAATGGCAGGAGAATATGCCCTCAACAAGTTTTTACTATCATGCGCTGATTGAATTGTCTGTTGTCACCTACAGCATTCGCTGGTTTGCGAAGGAATCCTCCCGGCTGCTGAATCTGGAGACGGAAGCGAGTATATAA
- a CDS encoding LysM peptidoglycan-binding domain-containing protein — MKIHVVSSGQSIYSIARKYGVSPQKMIADNELTNPNQLVVGQTVVILESSGTHTVAAGESLYLIAQKHGVTVNALLAANPRITDPSRIYAGQTIAIPAASASYGTIEVNGYAFPNINRDILRKSLRHLTYLSIFSYQVNADGTLNTIPDEPLIQAAREARTAPLMVITNIQQGGSFNSTLARSILTNQTAQNTLISQVIRTLREKNYYGLDIDFEYIYPSDRENYNNFLRRIVNTLRPLGYPVTTALAPKLSADQKGLLYEAHDYPVHGALANHVILMTYEWGYTYSPPKAIAPVNEVRKVLTYAVSAIPRQKIFMGIPNYGYDWTLPYVSGTAARTVSNSGAVDLARTEKTAIQYNSTAQSPYFTYYDDSGKKHEVWFEDARSIYAKLSLAKEFRIGGISYWTIGRYFPQNWLVLRSLYNIKKLL, encoded by the coding sequence TTGAAAATTCATGTTGTAAGCTCAGGACAGAGCATCTATTCCATTGCTCGCAAATACGGGGTCTCACCCCAGAAAATGATTGCGGATAATGAACTGACCAATCCCAACCAGCTGGTTGTCGGGCAGACGGTGGTCATTCTGGAAAGTAGCGGAACACATACGGTTGCCGCCGGTGAGTCTCTTTATCTGATTGCCCAAAAACACGGTGTAACTGTGAATGCGTTACTCGCCGCCAATCCTCGGATAACAGATCCGAGCCGTATCTATGCCGGTCAGACTATTGCGATTCCGGCAGCATCTGCCAGCTATGGAACGATAGAAGTGAACGGGTATGCCTTTCCGAATATTAACAGAGACATCCTCCGAAAAAGTCTTCGCCATCTTACATATCTTAGTATCTTTAGTTACCAGGTCAACGCGGACGGTACCCTGAATACGATTCCGGATGAACCACTGATCCAGGCAGCGAGAGAAGCCCGGACAGCTCCACTAATGGTCATCACAAATATCCAGCAGGGTGGAAGCTTCAACAGTACGCTGGCCAGATCCATCCTGACAAATCAGACTGCTCAGAATACTTTAATCAGTCAAGTTATCAGAACGCTGAGAGAAAAAAACTATTACGGCCTCGATATTGATTTTGAATACATCTACCCATCCGACCGGGAAAACTATAACAACTTTCTCCGAAGAATCGTCAATACGCTCCGCCCTTTAGGCTATCCTGTGACGACAGCTCTCGCCCCTAAACTGAGTGCCGACCAAAAAGGTCTGCTATACGAAGCCCACGACTATCCTGTCCACGGGGCTCTGGCCAACCACGTCATCCTAATGACCTATGAATGGGGTTACACCTACAGCCCGCCCAAAGCAATTGCTCCTGTAAATGAAGTACGCAAAGTATTGACCTATGCGGTGTCGGCTATTCCGAGACAGAAAATCTTTATGGGTATCCCCAATTATGGCTATGACTGGACCCTTCCATACGTTTCCGGTACTGCCGCCAGAACAGTCTCTAACAGCGGGGCGGTAGATCTGGCCAGAACTGAAAAGACAGCAATCCAGTATAATTCAACAGCACAGTCTCCGTATTTCACCTACTACGATGATTCCGGCAAAAAGCACGAAGTATGGTTTGAAGATGCCCGAAGCATCTATGCCAAACTGTCCCTGGCCAAAGAATTTCGAATTGGGGGCATAAGCTATTGGACAATTGGAAGATATTTTCCACAGAACTGGCTTGTTTTAAGATCTTTATACAATATAAAGAAACTGCTTTAA
- the secE gene encoding preprotein translocase subunit SecE — protein MAVAKKADTTGAKGGFLNRFKNPGKRFAFFREVGLELKKVHWPTRQTLLTYTGVVLVSVAIVALLIWIVDSGLTYAMTNLLGI, from the coding sequence ATGGCAGTGGCAAAGAAAGCAGATACCACAGGTGCAAAAGGCGGCTTTCTTAATAGGTTTAAGAACCCCGGAAAACGGTTTGCTTTTTTTCGTGAAGTTGGACTTGAGTTGAAAAAAGTGCACTGGCCGACACGTCAGACGTTGCTGACCTATACAGGTGTCGTGCTTGTTTCTGTGGCAATTGTTGCTTTGTTGATTTGGATTGTAGACAGCGGGCTAACGTACGCAATGACCAATCTGCTTGGCATTTAA
- the rplL gene encoding 50S ribosomal protein L7/L12, with translation MSKTAEILEAVKGMTVLELAELVKAFEEEFGVSAAAPAAVMAAPAAGAAAPVVEEQTEFDVILTSAGAAKINVIKVVREITGLGLKEAKDLVDGAPKPVKEKIAKEEAEAIKAKLVEAGASVDVK, from the coding sequence ATGTCCAAAACTGCCGAAATTTTAGAAGCCGTAAAAGGTATGACCGTTCTTGAGCTTGCTGAGCTCGTTAAAGCTTTCGAAGAAGAGTTTGGGGTAAGCGCTGCTGCTCCCGCAGCTGTTATGGCTGCTCCGGCAGCTGGTGCTGCTGCTCCTGTTGTTGAAGAGCAAACAGAATTCGATGTTATCTTGACCAGCGCTGGCGCTGCTAAGATCAACGTCATCAAAGTTGTCCGTGAAATCACTGGTCTTGGTTTAAAAGAAGCTAAAGATCTCGTTGACGGCGCACCGAAACCTGTTAAAGAAAAAATTGCCAAAGAAGAAGCTGAAGCTATCAAAGCTAAACTTGTTGAAGCTGGTGCCAGCGTAGACGTAAAATAA